The sequence CTATCTCGAGCATGCCGCCGGCTGTTGTATAATAAACGTAAAAGAAACCGTTGGTGGCATAGTTGGGATGAAAGGCCATACTTAATAATCCCCGTTCACCGTCACTGCTGATATTGGTTACCGTTAAGAAAGTAGAAAGTAAAGTGAAGGAAGCATCGTAGGCAAGAATGGTTCCGCTTTTTTGTACGATAAATACACGGTTAGTACCGTCACCGGCATTTACAAATGCGATGGGACCAGTAAGACCGTTTGTAATTACGGGAGTAAGCGTTATTGTTGGCGCTTGTGCAAATGTTTTTCCAAGAAGAAAAACAAAAAGAATTACCAGGTTCTTTAAGGAAATTTTGCGAAGAATCGCTGAGTAAGTGTTATTCATAGTTTTGTGATTTGTTGGTTCATTCTAAGTTAGTAAAACAAAAAAATGCGCCAATCGTAAACAGAATAGATTTTGTGTTTATTTAAGGAAAATTGGCGGCGGCAAAAAACATACCAGGCGCAAAAGGAAATAAATGTGTTTTTAATAAATGAGTTTAAGTTAGCAAGCCATCTTTCAAATCAAATGGGTGCTTTAATTACAGAAATAAAAAGTAGTTATAGATCTATCGATTTTGTTCGTTGTTTAATTTCTGAAAAACACCAATAGTCCAGGCACTGGAATTTAGTTTTTCCTTCCTGTTACTTTCAGTAGCAAATTCTTCAACGATGTATTTTTCAGGAAAGTGACCGGTTGTTTTATAGGTTCCATAAGCAAGCTTAAGCCATCGGTTTTTAATGGTATCGGCTGTAGCATTAAAATTGTAATTGCGTAAACCTTTAATTGCCATCCATTGCAAAGGGGCATACCCATAAGGTGAATCCCATTGTTGACCGGTTTTGTAGGGTGTTGTAACAAGTCCGCCTGGTCTTAAAAAAACTCCCTTAATTCTGTCTTCAACTTCTTTGGCCTGCGCGGGCGAGGCAAGTTGAAAAAATAAGGGAAATGTTCCTGCTAATGAATAAACCAGTGAGTGCCTTTGTTCTTTACAGTTAAAATCGAAGTAATAATTTTTAGCAGCACTCCAGCAGTAATTATTGATGGCGTTCATGCGTTCTTCAGCCCTAAAGTTAAATTCGTTTGTTTTTGAAATGTTGCCGGTTAGAGAATAAGTGTGTGCGAGTACCAATTCTTCATAATATAAAAGACAATTTAAATCGACAGGGATAAAGTCGGTTGTGTGTATGGTTGCCGGTGCATACATGTTCTCACCTGCAATATCGATCCAGCGGCTTGAGCAGCCCCATCCGGATTCTGCTGCAGCGCGAATGTTTCGGTAAAGTTCTTTTTCGCTGTATGTTTTTAGAACCAATGATGCTTCTGCCGCAGCTTTAAGGTCTTCGTAATAATTTTCTGCACGTGGTGTAGTTTGATCATCCCAGTAGCGATTCAGTATTTCACCGCCAGGTAATTTTACAACGCGCTGGAATGTGCCTACAACATTAGCCTTGAGCTGCTCTGAACCTCTCATCCAAAAAGCATATTCTTTTTCGAGGGCAGGGAGATATTTTTTATAAGTAGAATCGCCTTTTGATTGCACTAATACAGAGAGCATGAGCGCAAAAACTGGTGGTTGTGAACGGCTAAGGTAATAACTGCGATTTCCGGCAGGAACAAAGCCATAGTGATTGATCATCCACGAAAAATTATCTACACTATTTTGAACTGCCTCAATGTCGCCGTCTGCCAGTAATCCAAGCATGGCAAAATAACTGTCCCAATAGTGCATTTCACGAACACTTTCGCCTGCGATAACGTAAGGGTAAGGCAATGCCAGCAATGTGCCGTTTTGTTTTTTATCAGCAGGATGTTTTAAAGTTTTCCAAAGCGCTGAAATGTCTTCTGACGCTGAGAGGGAATCTACCCGGGAGTCTTCATGCGGAGGTATGAGGAAATTCTTTTTTACAAAGTCTAAAATAACTTCTGGAGATTTATTCTTAAGGGTAGTATATTCCAGGTTTATGGAATCGAGGTCTCCTAAAGGAACGCAGTCTACAAAGGTTTTACTGTCGCTGAAAATTCTCAGACTCTGTACATCATAAAACAATTGCCCGTAAAGTTCTTCAGGGGGATCATTTCTGAGTGTTTTTGGAAGTTTAGGTTCGTCGGAACATCCGGCTAAACTTAAAAACAGGAAAGCAGGAAATAATAATTTCAGTTTCATGCGCTATTAAAAAGAAATAAAAATAAAACTTATTTCTCAAAAGCAATCAGCTCTCTAAGGAAGTAGTTTTAAATTTTAGCATAAAACTCGCTGGAATTTACGCTTTCAATTTCTCTGTGAAGTGATTTTCCATCAGTAACACTATGCGCAAGAAAAACTCCTGCAAAAAAAACAGCGGTGTAATGCTACCGCTTCATTAAAAAGGAAACGTGGGATTTCCCCCTGAAAGTAGCGGTTAAATATGAATTAAAGATTTGCTGAAATAAAAAAGGAGCCATTGTAAACAGCTCCTTTTTGTAAATGCGTATAAAGACCTTAAATTGTAAGGATGCCTACAACAGTGGTGTTTCCCACTGTAACAGTGATGTTTGATAAGGTAGCGGTATTAAAAGGAGAAACCGGTACCGCAGAAACGCTGTAAGTTCCCGCTGGCAAACCTTTAATAATAAAATTGCCATTGCTGTCAGCAACGGTTGAGTAAGAGTTGCCGCCTGACGTAACAGTAATTATTGCAGCTACTCCGGGTTGCGATAGTTGTCCTTTTATGGAGCCACTGATGGCAGTTTCAACCGTTCTTATAACAGGTTTAAGCGAGTAACTACCATTGCCTTTTTCAACAATGGATTGATTTGCATCGAAATCGAGTAACACATAGTAAGCTACACCGGCCTGCAAAGTTTGGTGAACCTGTAGTTTTAAACCTGATTGTTCAGCACTTGGAGTGCTTAAAGGATAAGTAACGCCTCCTTTAACAACCGTACTGTTAGGGCCTAGTATTAATCTTATTTGCTCTACCTTGTCTACATATAAAGATCCGGTAGCAATAAGTGTGTCAAGGCCATTCGAGAAATTAAGTAAGTTGTAGATGCCGGCGTTTACATTTAATTGCGTTGTATTTCCGTTACCGGTAATTTCTACAGCTTGTAGATCAATGTTTACTGCGGTATACGGTCCAGGCGCATCGGTCATACGCACGTAATAGGGTGTTGGTTTAGCTGGATCTAGGGTTGGTTCTGGGGTTGATTCCTTTGTGCACGAATTTGCAAATAAAACAATCGTGAAAAGAACTGCGAGCGATTTAAGAGTTTTCATAAGTTTTATTTTTTGCAAAGGTTGAATTTGCATTCTCCCTTCAGGGCTGGTTTAAACTATTCTGCTTATAATTTCATGCCATAAAAAACATAAAGTAGTCTCTCTAAAGACTTTAAACAGCGCCTTAACCCCCAAGCATTTCATAAATTTATTTTATTACTCCAGCCATGTTCTTGTAGTCTTCTACAAATGAGGCATATAAGTTCTTACTTTCTAAAGGGAAATAATTCCCTTAGACGTAGATCTCTGAGCCATAAACCTCCCCACATAATTGCGGAGATATAAACTGAAAATAATGTGTGACTGAATAATGGATTGTCCACACGTAAATGAGTAGCCATTGCCCCACCAAAATAACCGGTTAGCAAAACTGCTCCTAGTATGGAGGTTCGAGGAATAGCATAAAGCAAGGTGCAAACAAGAGCAATAACACCGAGTGTAAAAATATGGTGTTCTTTATAACCCAATTCGTTAACGGTTGTTTGAATTACTTCCGGGGGACATGCAAATTTCATTATAGCATCAAATGCCATAAAGAAGATGATAAGTCCACTCATTATTCTGCCGGTTAAGAGTTGCGCTTTTGAAATGTGATTTGTTTCCATAATTTTTTTAAGCAAATATAGAAGGCGTTTTATAAATTCATACTTGTTATTAGCGACATATTGTGGGTTAAATACGTCAACAAAAAAACGGATTTAGTAGTTAATCTCCTTGCCGCTGGTAATAGTATATTCCGGCTTCTTATCTCCGGAGGAACTAAATTTTACAAAATTTATTTATTCTGAATAGTTTGTTACAACTTAAGCACTTTGGGGACGAAAATCATTTTTCAAATCGCTTGTATTAAACGCTAAATTATATCGCATTTATTTTAGCAAATGATAATGGATTCGAAATATACTTTATGCCATAACTGTTTAGTGAAGCCCAAAGCCGTCCGGATTCTGCCTTTGTAAAC is a genomic window of Sphingobacteriaceae bacterium containing:
- a CDS encoding trehalase, with translation MKLKLLFPAFLFLSLAGCSDEPKLPKTLRNDPPEELYGQLFYDVQSLRIFSDSKTFVDCVPLGDLDSINLEYTTLKNKSPEVILDFVKKNFLIPPHEDSRVDSLSASEDISALWKTLKHPADKKQNGTLLALPYPYVIAGESVREMHYWDSYFAMLGLLADGDIEAVQNSVDNFSWMINHYGFVPAGNRSYYLSRSQPPVFALMLSVLVQSKGDSTYKKYLPALEKEYAFWMRGSEQLKANVVGTFQRVVKLPGGEILNRYWDDQTTPRAENYYEDLKAAAEASLVLKTYSEKELYRNIRAAAESGWGCSSRWIDIAGENMYAPATIHTTDFIPVDLNCLLYYEELVLAHTYSLTGNISKTNEFNFRAEERMNAINNYCWSAAKNYYFDFNCKEQRHSLVYSLAGTFPLFFQLASPAQAKEVEDRIKGVFLRPGGLVTTPYKTGQQWDSPYGYAPLQWMAIKGLRNYNFNATADTIKNRWLKLAYGTYKTTGHFPEKYIVEEFATESNRKEKLNSSAWTIGVFQKLNNEQNR